The Campylobacter concisus genome segment TGCCGTAGTGATAAAGACACCTTTTTTAGTATTTTTATTTGAGATGGCGCCGATAAACTGCTGAATTTCTGGCCTACGGATATTACTGCCGTCTTTGTATCTTTTTGCTTGGATATAAATTTTAGAAAGCCCAAGTTCATCTTCATCTATGATGCCATCTATCCCGCCATCTGGGCCTTTATTTGTGAGATTTTCAGCTCCATAATTCATCTTTTCAAGTAGCTTTGTTACAAGGTATTCAAAAAATCTTGGCTCTTTTTCTAAAATGCTAGATAAAATTTCACTTTTTAGCTCTTCTTTTATCTTGCAAAGTGCTTCATCTATATTGTCATCTGGGGTATTTTCTGTGGCTTCTTTTTTCTCTTGCCTTATCTCTTGTTTGTAAATTTCATCGTACCAAGAGAGAAATTTGCTCTTTTTGTCCTTGCTACTTACTAGCTCTTTGCCAAAATTTGTTATGGCAAATAGGCTTCTACCAACTTTTTTAAGCGGCACTTTTTCTGGCCTTGATTTTACT includes the following:
- a CDS encoding restriction endonuclease — translated: MLPSYKDMMLPILEFVAQKKEANRAEISKFIIEYFKLKDEDILQKIKSGTFTYISRTGWALSYLAITAQVKSRPEKVPLKKVGRSLFAITNFGKELVSSKDKKSKFLSWYDEIYKQEIRQEKKEATENTPDDNIDEALCKIKEELKSEILSSILEKEPRFFEYLVTKLLEKMNYGAENLTNKGPDGGIDGIIDEDELGLSKIYIQAKRYKDGSNIRRPEIQQFIGAISNKNTKKGVFITTAKFTKEAEIFAKDNQNFSVVLIDGDKLAELMIKYKVGVQTSQIYEICKIDTDFFEENNF